From Rhodothermales bacterium, a single genomic window includes:
- a CDS encoding Mov34/MPN/PAD-1 family protein — protein sequence MTTTESAPVTATKLVFARSGGGRVQLGPSALYAIRRHLQLGLDAAEAGGVLLGRYIAGTADVVVDAVTEPMAGDRRSRARFFRHRRGHQLAIKSAWSESGGTSAWLGEWHTHPEPDPSPSFIDRLDWRRKLTVDRYEEALFFLIAGTDRLRAWEGARHRRVYALPHFT from the coding sequence ATGACCACGACGGAGAGCGCGCCGGTCACCGCGACCAAGCTCGTGTTCGCGCGCTCGGGAGGCGGACGTGTGCAACTCGGCCCGTCGGCGCTGTACGCGATTCGCCGTCACCTCCAGCTCGGCCTCGACGCGGCGGAGGCGGGGGGCGTCTTGCTCGGCCGCTACATCGCCGGCACGGCCGACGTCGTCGTGGACGCCGTGACCGAACCGATGGCCGGCGACCGCCGATCCCGTGCGCGGTTCTTCCGGCACCGCAGAGGCCACCAGCTTGCTATCAAATCCGCCTGGTCCGAGAGCGGCGGGACCTCTGCGTGGCTCGGAGAGTGGCACACGCACCCCGAGCCCGACCCGTCGCCCTCGTTCATAGATCGGCTCGATTGGCGGCGGAAGCTGACCGTCGACCGCTACGAAGAGGCGTTGTTCTTCCTCATCGCTGGCACAGATCGACTGCGGGCTTGGGAAGGTGCCCGCCATCGACGAGTGTATGCCTTACCCCACTTCACCTGA